The genomic stretch aaatgcatggggagaggctctctctcacgcgtgggtgcgcagggggggtgcaaatctaggacccggattgcactgaaccaagttgactcatgtgcgagTGCGACCTGCGCACATGAATACCAGACcagtcggggcaaaatttgcccaagtggaacaaccaaccaTTGATCAGAGCTCCTATTATAAGGAGGCTCCGATCATAggcagaaaaagaaaatagaaatcaagcaaaggctctccattttttccctcctcctctgtcgtgcaactcttgcTCAGCGGAGTGCCTGTGATAGCAATCGGGTGCCACTTAGTTCGCCGAGACCGccagtgcttggtcggattcacggtcgaccgttgtatcatgggaaacagactacccttgtaagcctcgaagcataGTGGGGTtagccattttgcatgtcacttGGTACATCAAATTGTTTAGTATTGGAACCCTAATGAAACTAAAGATAACATGTGTAGTAAGAAGTtctaagtcgtatttttccaaggataactagtgagtGTGTGAGTGCCTAGATTGTGAAATTCATTTAGAACTTATTTCTGGACAGGAAATTTAGATTATTTCGAtctcaaaattaaaatgaattactTTTATAAACAAATGCTAAGGAGTTTAGAGAAATGTATTCTTAACAAGACTTATTTTGAGCAAACCACTCACTGGACAAAATATAACTACCTTAGAATTAACAAATTACGGCAACTGATCTTACACAAAAATAGAAACAAAACTAAAGTATAATAAAACAATCACTTAAGGTTGACTGAACTGACTTGCAAATTTGTGAAATGAACAGATTGACTCGAAACTATAATGAACAGGAGAAAATCAAGTTAAGGAAACGGAGCAAATAAAGAAATCAGTAAATTCTATGAcaaattggaaaagaaacttgaaTTGAAACTTGTTACCTAATCATACATTGAAAAGCCTACTCGTGTTTATGCTATAACAGAGAAGGAATCAAAAGGGAAACATTGAAGAAATTCATGATAATTGAAGACAACAGACCGTATTAACATCCAACAGAGCAATTTCAAATTCGGTTTTGCTTGCactaaaaagaaaacaaatgaaaACGATAGATCTATCAATTGAAACTAAAATCCAGATTAAGTATCATCCACAAACTCAATCAACGTTTAAGCACTGCCTCTCTGCGAAGTCACAGGGAAACTCGTGAAAACTTCCTTGAGCAATCGCCGATGATGATTTAGATCCACGGCTGAAGATTATGAGATTTACAGCTAGCAGGAACCTCCCTACGAGCTCACAATTTCATCAGGTATACATCATCCGAAGAACAGAGAAAATGGGTGTTGCGATCTCAAATTGATTGATCAGCTCCAATATGAAATCGCGAGTCCTTGATGAATGGAAAGACGATGGAAACTCTGAAAAAAAAACTCCTCCAAAGCTCCTTCAACTTGATAGAATCCTCCAGATCTAGAAAACTCCCTTTGATCTGGATTCTTTGTGAATGGTGAAACGTGAAGATCGCGAAGGATAATAACTCCCTCCACCGCGATTTGATGCTCGGAAGATGGTCGCCGATAACTGAATTCATCATCGGTGATGACAACACTGAAACGCCGGTTGAGATGTTGATGGGAGCGTCGGAGTCGCTAAGGTTGAGAACGATGAACTATAGAAAATCGCGAGGAACCGAGCTCagggaagcactgtagcttctcgcgggtTTTAAACTCTCCCAAATATGATCGAACAATCTAGAATGGTTtagggcttgatcaacggctggatggattcagatctagatcaaaacctctggatcttcatctacgatccagatctactcctcattaggttggatgagtcggatcttcaatggacgactcagatctgcttgattgtgGATGAACAGCTACAATTGTTCTGAAGCTTGATCGCCTCATTACGTCCTAGATTTAATCCTAAGTGTGACCTGATCGGATTGGCTCCATgaccccttttgatgcctacaagataataatcaaatattaccATCAAATATCATAATTataagctaatttgcaattaagttcaAGATCAAATGTAATTTATGAAATGCAATATAAATGTGAGTTTAAACTAAGAGTAgaccattaaaaacatgcattatgaatcaaaataaggtagctaaatcatggttatcacatagccggaggtgggcgaatctgtttcaaggaaactatgaCTCTCGCAGGCGTCGGTCAGTTTTACTGGTCGATCTCTTCATCCGTCCGGTCGACCAGTCTACACGCACGGTCTGTCTTTTGGCAGATCAAGACCTGGTCTGTTAAGACGGTCCTGCTGATTTGGTCTGTCGCTCTGGTCTACTGTCCTGCCGCTCTGGTCTGTCGCTCTGGTCTACTGCCCTGTCGATCTGGActaccgctctgcagacctgccctgtcAATCTGGTCTGCCCACTCGATGAATTAGTCTGATCTTCTGCACGTTACAGGAACCGGCCTCtgttggcagcctgagattatccgctcggGTCATTtcgattgtaagttgaatttaattcagtgtagcTTAAATCCAACTAATATCTGTAAATATCCGACAACAGATTATTTGTGCCCAATAAAAAATTCTagtggaggaagatcgactagaAGTAGAACTTAGATTAGTCTCTTAAGAGATACTAAATAAAATCTCGAAGTTGTATATATGGAGGAAGTTTAAATTAAGATTTTCATTATGCATTCAAATGACGAGCACGACAAGATCTAAAGAAACCGAATGATTAGAGTTATTTACCCTTCTCCTAACAATAACAACTAGCCTAACTATGTGATATGTTCTCCAAGATTGTTTAGTACAATAACACAAAAAGTAAACTAAATTGAgcttaaaattaatcaaactaCCAAAATAATGATAAAGCTGGTTTTGGTTTGAACTTGATTCGGTGTAGACGTTATGAAattgttaatttaagtttaattaattatttaaaacttttatatattttttttatctattgtCCTGTCAAGTGTTTTCATTTGCTTATAACCAATGTTATActagtttctttatttatttatattagatatctgcatttaataataataaatattatatatgtACCTTgcttataatatatatttattttttaaaaaaaaactgaaattcaaatatttgtatcttcttttaaaaaatagaatgtaaatattttcattagatgcattatttattttatttttaattaatagtattatatgatttatattaaattattttaaaatctataaAATGATTTAGACATTTTACTCACATGGACAAAATGGGCCCTTAAATTCAATTAAACTTTTTCTTtggtttttctaaaaaaaatataatacaaaacaaacaaaaaaatagcAACCATTAATTAGTCCACACAAACACGTAAACCATTAATTCTCGCATAATTCCGAAGAAACACATCAAGTGCATTAATTGCCTTCATTCATCATTCCAAATGACACTCACAATCCCCTTGTTGTATTCAgaaatttttatgttattttattttcccttttaaattatgttttaaaatgtcaATTTTCAAACTTTTGTCATTTCATTTTGAttactaaaatattaatttataatgaTGTGATAAATAAGTCACATAAATGTCCATGTCTGGAATGCCTAGCTGTGTCCGACGGATGTaccttgaaaaaattttaaaaaaaactctcatTCTCTAATcatttattataatttaattgCGAGGAAcgataaatataattatttttttactatgataaataataaataatattattattaaaaaatgtaaaataatcaaattaaactgtgaaattttagatatttttgaccattttaaaatttaaaaaggaagaagcttatttttttttgtcaagaTAAACTTCTTTTaacattaagaaaaaaaaataaaagatggaATTGACAAAACcaatctttattttaaaattatgaaagtAAACTATTTATGTTCTTTTAGTAAATAAAAAATTCATATTTTGAGTATTGACAATAGGAGCAATTTTTTGGTGATTTTAAAAAAACGGTATTTTTTCATAAATAAAAATTTGAGgaaaaaacatatttttttctGATTATATAGAAAATTTACCATCAAACTTTTTATCTAACTTTATGAAATTTTAATAACTTGTTAAAGATCATTCTCACTGAAGTAATCTGTAGAATTTTaggaagaaaacaagcaaaaTTAATTGGTTCACTTCCACGCGTCATCTTCGTAGTTGCCGCCGTCCTGCCACCTCAGCAACATCCGCCTCCACGTCACGTATCGCCGGCTCTCTGCTTTGCGGCGACGGCGATGGAGTTTTTGCAGTGGGCGATCGCCGCCTGGATTGCGCTCTGCAGCTCCTCCATCGTGCTGCTGTCCGACGTGGAGGTCGACGAGATGGTCATCGAGGAGGCCGAGAGGAGGCCGCTGTTGGATGGCGACGTCCTCATCGACGCTGGGGCCGACATCTGTCCTTTCTTCCGCCGCCTCCACTCCCCCTGCGCCGCCGCCTCCGCCTTACTGTTCCGGTTGGAGTGCCCCGAGAAGGAGCACGGCCGCCGTCGCAGGTCGTCGTCCTCGTGGCGCCTccgctccctctccctctcccctgtTCTGGAGAAGAACAGGAGCTCCACCAGGTTCGCGTACTTCCGCAGAAGCCGAATCACGTCGATCcccttcctctttctcttggtcgTCGTCGTCGCAGCCGCCTCCGCGCCCTCCTTCTCGTTGCGCCTCCTCAACTTCCCGAGGCCGAAGAAGGCAGCCAAAGCCGACGACGACGGCTTCGTCGCTCTGCTCTCCTCCTTGGCGCCGGCCTTGCCGGAGTCGAAGAAGTTGAGATTGCGATCGCTGTCGGTATGGCCGAGGGGGAA from Zingiber officinale cultivar Zhangliang chromosome 5B, Zo_v1.1, whole genome shotgun sequence encodes the following:
- the LOC121987915 gene encoding BRI1 kinase inhibitor 1-like — its product is MEIEDNVTSPPRPPHPLPPSAITSPSHDFSFTISFQTLSSPATLRGSAAKSPSASSGAFDLAPADDIFLHGHLLPLRLLSHPGSPPRDSDISFENFRFPLGHTDSDRNLNFFDSGKAGAKEESRATKPSSSALAAFFGLGKLRRRNEKEGAEAAATTTTKRKRKGIDVIRLLRKYANLVELLFFSRTGERERERRRHEDDDLRRRPCSFSGHSNRNSKAEAAAQGEWRRRKKGQMSAPASMRTSPSNSGLLSASSMTISSTSTSDSSTMEELQSAIQAAIAHCKNSIAVAAKQRAGDT